A region of Bacillota bacterium DNA encodes the following proteins:
- a CDS encoding YafY family protein: MNRTERLAAITLYLLARRRATASDIARTFEISERTVYRDLQALGEGGLPLIALPGAGGGYELPPDYRLMPLTLTPDEAVALWTAVQAFAAADHPLREAARGAWLRVHAALPDDLRRHIVDIGSGVDVSRMFPEVRVGQAIFATMVRGLRERRQIHIRYHVPATGESTERTIDVYGLACVRGRWYAPAFCHLRGGLRSFRLDRVVDAQLLDTRYVLHRAFDLARWVEQLFTFEQEGAERVQVRVRFSPRAARRVVDDRFFREFLQRVDGGGFEAAFRLPVSELEFYAELTLGYAGGAEVLEPPELRRQVASLAQRLADIHAEQARAGIEPEAEPGAGV, from the coding sequence TTGAACCGGACGGAACGCCTCGCAGCCATTACGCTTTACCTGCTCGCACGGCGGAGGGCGACGGCCTCTGACATCGCCCGCACGTTCGAGATCAGCGAGCGCACGGTTTACCGCGACCTGCAGGCGCTCGGGGAGGGCGGTCTGCCGCTCATCGCCCTCCCCGGGGCCGGGGGCGGCTACGAGCTCCCGCCCGATTACCGCCTCATGCCGCTCACGCTGACGCCCGACGAGGCCGTGGCGCTTTGGACGGCGGTTCAGGCGTTCGCCGCCGCCGACCACCCGCTGCGGGAGGCGGCACGGGGGGCGTGGCTGCGGGTTCACGCGGCGCTGCCGGATGATCTGCGCCGGCACATCGTGGACATTGGCAGCGGCGTGGACGTCAGCCGCATGTTCCCCGAGGTGCGGGTGGGCCAGGCGATCTTTGCCACCATGGTGCGGGGCTTGAGGGAGCGGCGGCAGATTCACATCCGCTACCACGTGCCGGCGACCGGGGAGTCGACCGAGCGCACCATCGACGTTTATGGGCTTGCGTGCGTGCGGGGGCGGTGGTATGCGCCGGCGTTCTGCCACCTGCGGGGCGGGCTGCGGTCGTTCCGGCTGGACCGCGTGGTGGATGCGCAATTGCTCGACACTCGCTACGTGCTGCACCGGGCCTTCGACCTGGCCCGGTGGGTGGAGCAGCTGTTCACGTTCGAGCAGGAGGGGGCCGAGCGCGTTCAGGTGCGGGTGCGCTTTTCGCCAAGGGCGGCCAGGCGCGTGGTGGACGACCGGTTCTTCCGGGAGTTCTTGCAGCGGGTGGATGGCGGCGGGTTTGAGGCGGCATTTCGTCTCCCGGTGAGCGAACTCGAGTTTTACGCCGAACTGACTCTCGGCTACGCGGGCGGGGCGGAAGTGCTCGAACCGCCCGAACTGCGCAGGCAGGTGGCCAGCCTGGCACAGCGGCTGGCGGACATTCACGCTGAGCAAGCGCGCGCCGGGATCGAACCCGAGGCCGAACCCGGGGCCGGGGTCTGA